A genomic window from Salvia miltiorrhiza cultivar Shanhuang (shh) chromosome 5, IMPLAD_Smil_shh, whole genome shotgun sequence includes:
- the LOC131024653 gene encoding uncharacterized protein LOC131024653, with the protein MSSRRSSTPQQKSVRGRRVEANAVAPNNELQKQVADLMRQVQHLTMNQVEAPPVRAPSTEGCGICGEFGHGINACHRMGEFAPEGEAEVYAAQGYPGRPQFEQRPIFNQGQQSSNSGWRNEQNSGWRNQAPGQGSGSNQDNQFPRPPQQLGYQNQQQLYPSQPQSSFPPQHQPPGPLFEDQMQAFMQASKQAMEAQSATIKRLETTVGQLTGALIQLQQEQPTGKFPNQDQQPHQAHAVAVIKENAPITTGKWRSKTVQAIKATQRPSEPLPPVTVAPEQPPPKQGDPGSFIFDISLGGVEKALGMLDLGAAVNLMPLDIFEKLGNKELKCTNIKIELADGSISSPRGLVEDVEVVVRGISVLADFIVLDVGKGIRGENGHLVLLGRPFMATTHTRIDVSAGTVSMVGACRAVTFSAFDKKPTTPTSLIQNCSYVETFDALDEDCIVQEFLNKLQKEDEIVEEFHANLQDENEIEQEFLDKLQEEDDKEQGLLCALLLDAAQGSLVQDPVHVPVGPVTRARAKKFKESLMSLVQEVWAQELMKRPIGDGGVGPSLINLITCEWAEA; encoded by the coding sequence atgagctcaaggagatcttcgacacctcaacaaaagtcggtaagaggaaggagggttgaagcgaatgcagtagctccaaacaatgagcttcagaagcaggtagcggacttgatgaggcaagtacaacacctcacgatgaaccaggtggagGCTCCACCCGTTCGCGCACCATCAACGGAaggttgtggcatatgtggcgaatttGGCCATGGAATCAATGCGTGCCATCGAATGGGGGAATTcgcacctgaaggagaagcagaggtctatgctgctcagggctacccagggaggcctcaatttgaacagaggcccatctttaatcaagggcaacaaagctccaactcgggttggagaaatgagcagaattcgggatggaggaaccaagctccgggccaagggtcgggatcaaaccaAGACAATCAGTTCCCCCGACCTCCACAGCAATtggggtatcagaaccagcagcagttatACCCATCTCAACCACAGTCCTCATTCCCTCcgcagcaccaacctccaggccccttatttgaagatcagatgcaagctttcatgcaagctagcaaacaggcgatggaggctcagagtgctaccatcaagcgcctcgagactacagttgggcaactaacaggagccttgattcagctgcagcaagaacaaccaactgggaagttcccaaaccaggaccaacagccgcatcaagctcatgccgtggcggtaatcaaggagaatgccccaataaccacagggaaatggagaagcaaaaccgtgcaagcaatcaaggctacccaacgccccagtgagccactgccacctgttactgttgcaccagaacaaccaccacccaagcaaggagatccaggtagctttatttttgatattagcttaggtggggttgaaaaggctttaggaatgcttgatttgggcgcggcagtcaatttgatgccgcttgatatttttgagaaattgggaaataaagagctgaaatgcacgaatattaagatagagctagctgacggctccattagcagcccacgaggccttgttgaggatgttgaggtggttgtgagggggattagtgttttggctgattttattgtacttgatgtgggaaaagggattagaggcgagaatgggcatctcgtgctgcttggccgaccctttatggctaccacccatactcgcatcgatgtgagtgcaggaactgtaagtatggtaggggcatgtagagcggtaacattctcagcttttgataaaaaacctactaccccaacttccttaattcaaaactgctcttatgttgaaacatttgatgctttggatgaggattgtattgtgcaggaatttcTTAATAAGCTACAGaaggaggacgagatcgtggaagaATTTCATGCTAACCTGCAAGATGAAAATGAGATTGAGCAAGAATTCCTagataagctgcaagaggaagatgataaagagcaaggccttctgtgtgccttgctacttgatgcagcccaaggttcgttggtgcaagacccggtgcatgttcctgttggtccggttacaagagcacgagccaagaagttcaaggagagcttgatgagcttagttcaagaagtgtgggctcaagagttgatgaagagacctattggagatggtggagtcggcccaagtctaattaatctcattacatgcgagtgggccgaagcttga
- the LOC131024654 gene encoding GDT1-like protein 5: MDLSVLQGFTKSLAMTVLSEIGDKTFFAAAILAMRHPRRLVLSGCLGALIVMTILSVVVGWAAPNLIPRKWTHHITTLLFLGFGLWSLWDAFKEGEAEEFAEVEKELNADAKNNSGATKGNNKDADDMKKQYRPFLTQFFSPILLKAFSITFFGEWGDKSQIATIGLAADENPLGVVLGGILGQALCTTAAVLGGKSLATQISEKIVALSGGALFIVFGIQSLLSTVDS, encoded by the exons ATGGATCTCTCTGTTCTTCAA GGGTTCACGAAGTCTCTGGCGATGACGGTGTTGTCGGAAATCGGAGACAAAACCTTTTTCGCAGCTGCT ATCTTGGCAATGCGTCACCCTAGAAGACTTGTATTGTCAGGCTGCCTTGGAGCACTGATT GTTATGACTATTTTATCAGTTGTTGTTGGCTGGGCTGCTCCAAATCTG ATCCCACGTAAGTGGACTCATCACATCACAACGTTGTTGTTTCTGGGGTTTGGCCTATGGTCTCTGTGGGATGCATTTAAGGAAGG GGAAGCTGAAGAATTCGCTGAAGTTGAAAAAGAATTG AATGCTGATGCAAAAAATAACAGTGGAGCAACCAAAGGGAATAATAAG GATGCAGATGACATGAAAAAGCAATATCGGCCCTTTCTTACTCAATTCTTTTCGCCCATCTTGCTGAAG GCCTTTTCAATTACTTTCTTTGGAGAATGGGGTGACAAGAGTCAG ATCGCCACAATAGGATTGGCTGCAGATGAGAATCCTTTGGGTGTTGTTCTTGGTGGCATCCT TGGACAGGCTTTGTGTACTACAGCCGCAGTACTGGGAGGAAAAAGTCTAGCAACTCAAATATCTGAAAAAATA GTTGCACTCTCTGGGGGAGCTCTTTTCATTGTTTTCGGGATTCAGTCACTTCTTTCAACGGTTGATTCATGA